From Corvus cornix cornix isolate S_Up_H32 chromosome 17, ASM73873v5, whole genome shotgun sequence, the proteins below share one genomic window:
- the CNTRL gene encoding centriolin isoform X4 → MKKGSVRKASGRKPQASASQTPQPMSPVSSGATSPHLGQQTSPAAHKTMEQSPQQLDIPAGNVGPAFKFQKGENGFSPGVKYVTEPLIKRLSNQQNLAYIISLNLSSPKDGDKKFKYIENLEKCSKLEVLNLSNNQIEKIEKLDKLLKLRELNLSGNKISKIEGIEHLQNLQKLNLAGNEIEHIPVWVGKKLKSLRSLNMKQNKVSSLHDIAKLKPLQDLTSLFLAENPVASLPHYCLYTIFHLRALENLDGQPVTNHDRQEALERFNLEEIEKLERQLENTAKEMENLKLNQSKVLEQLHQQDELNKSLKEKALQQRQSFEELQRDLGTKNELLVSGFVTVPFLQSLCSSLKLKQKTVELTRACQKQYELEQELAFYKIDAKFEPLNYFPSEEVELDHVPGESPYIGKARYKRNMFIREGYITDKAQQLQVGKMQREEDDSCRKPQLELHLQSLDKILEDKEEKINSAQRRLEELQSEIGDAEQQVLKVTGELQLLEDALAQKKMSQASKDAIEQQLSEKLQILQELRKETLELEKQIEKQKREIGKNQKELEDLQSSLGSVNPEDPRHAHMKAQKASKEQHLDIMNKHCQQLETRLDEMLSRIAKETEEIKDLEQQLTDGQIATNEALKRDLESIIIGLQEYLQSVKHQAKQANEECKKLQKEKESLLGRLADLEEEKNNLEVVAMDAENMRKEIAVLESALQEQREISESLQDAQGKVSAYEAELEAQLKERDAEAKQQKEELERLKQLSQRELSALQDELEKERQLLENAQTKAQLAEEKEQQNYKLLLQFKQLQGDNNFLKEQLKDLQNQLNHAVGNLIHPEDVMACINELRQNLQRGAGEMKCPNSADVLGKSVANLQKEFSDILADAQKEKEKAWAGQRQLQEEIISQQEKLEEIQEKYRQVKAENRRNKNKVHQLESEIQCLHEKIKSMKEIQGLADQQLQEADEEKEAILAQLEDLEKRKKIEDARAQMQVLSLDKELKELQRAVVTSDKLAATELSVAANQLKALQGTVLRINQERAEEIEEAQGFCAEAARASQALARAEAEIELLQQLLKEKEEQVLQEMEKAGEKTVASNTQKFEINKLSEAVEQQKAEIDRLKWWLDNFGTGNKDEIETLQDEIAALRNVLSQQNDHTTSTAEPLKRRGYWYYMPSSQASTPASHSTKDSGVCLGCSGTSPARRGGAQDRPCGREDLPCQGCWVYSPVRNRLYKANCGKERREKEDGEGSAGSPVPEGSPFVPPPGTVIYTVLPEGAPAPQGMGVYAPPPAAATGAPVAPGSIIHGPPPVGSQVVYGPLPPNFTVPLIPLGVLHCNVPEHRDLESEVSRLEDTVCYLKSQKYKEKCSEAAEHKYRKEVERLHRNVEELEHEREELECEVAELRQAARAWSTRRDFIDGYTDSLPAELQLEKSLQQQEDVAGEIECAEKTLLKRRAELREADRLLTEAQVELESTRGKTKETLQKYSRAKHHLSSTEMEAEELEQRAQETATKLVKAAQQLRLLQRDTRDLEQHKREQEGILKEINKMVAARESEFQALNQKIEMLTESLQKLQGDIRLAEGNEGQHLQIIREAENLVQGKKTELETLKDQISAQQQELLFLEQQVAQRTEELHGLQDCISQRKSDLKEALRDGETEAHEKLHQIREIKVLLGELSDERKELDVQINEKRAQLLVLKKDTRKEEENLQGILGQITKHKMELKHVLEMLELEKNELEGLKLQHDQKVNELEKTQVAILEEKLKLENIQRLFQCQQGEVDWQEQLLRKDREENEQLGSQMRALQNNIEALTKEKEKLEEDSRSLEKKLSQTKRDLTAAEDSSRTALSNMEKMELNVKILQQEVELLNKQKKSLNAEIVAVQEDLQGKKEELETLKGELNDSRQQLHLVEQDLENNSRQQEELLREQAALREEIQGYLRKRKECQERHKKREKQLQQLQKKIEEKETELAQQEVVLHRLKQNSEREGNKLEECTAKVKDQKILLEKELADQHKKLEQAIAKVRLAEENLGKLEKEESRCAALEETIRKSKHQLSEKELQLQQKDREIQCLRKELEVSKSELKQLQGQIVSERREAEKQILSLRETQKMQRMELESKLQEQSNASIS, encoded by the exons ATGAAGAAAGGTTCTGTAAGGAAAGCTTCAGGTAGAAAACCACAGGCATCAGCGTCCCAGACACCTCAGCCAATGTCACCTGTCAGTTCAGGTGCCACATCTCCACATCTTGGCCAACAGACATCTCCAGCTGCTCACAAAACCATGGAGCAGAGCCCCCAGCAACTGGATATTCCAGCAGGAAATGTTGGACctgcttttaaatttcagaaag GTGAAAATGGTTTTAGCCCAGGCGTTAAGTACGTAACTGAACCCCTTATAAAGCGTCTGTCAAACCAGCAAAATTTGGCATATATAATCTCACTGAATCTTTCTTCCCCAAAGGATGGGGACAAGAAATTTAAG tACATAGAAAATTTGGAAAAGTGCTCTAAGCTAGAGGTACTAAACCTTAGTAACAACCAAATAGAGAAGATTGAGAAGTTGGATAAACTGCTGAAGCTGCGTGAACTCAACTTGTCTGGCAACAAAATCAG CAAAATTGAAGGCATAGAACATTTGCAGAACCTACAGAAGCTGAACCTGGCAGGGAATGAGATTGAGCACATTCCTGTGTGGGTAGGGAAGAAACTGAAATCCCTGCGCAGCCTTAACATGAAACAGAATAAAGTGTCCTCA CTCCATGATATAGCTAAACTAAAGCCTCTGCAAGATCTGACCTCTCTGTTCCTTGCTGAAAATCCAGTTGCAAGTCTGCCTCACTACTGCTTGTACACCATATTCCACCTGAGAGCACTGGAAAACTTGGATGGACAGCCAGTGACAAATCATGACAGGCAAGAAGCTCTGGAGAGGTTCAATTTAG aagagatagaaaaattagaaagacagttggaaaacacagcaaaggagaTGGAGAACCTGAAACTTAACCAGTCCAAAGTGCTTGAGCAACTTCACCAGCAAGATGAGCTCAACAAGTCACTAAAGGAAAAGGCTTTGCAACAGAGACAAAGCTttgaagagctgcagagggacctgggcaCCAAAAACGAGCTG CTGGTGTCTGGGTTTGTCACAGTCCCCTTCCTGCAGAGCCTTTGTTCCTCACTCAAG CTGAAGCAGAAGACTGTGGAGCTCACCCGGGCTTGCCAGAAGCAGTatgagctggagcaggagctggcctTTTACAAGATCGATGCCAAATTTGAGCccttaaattattttccctcagag GAGGTTGAACTTGATCATGTACCTGGTGAAAGTCCCTACATTGGTAAGGCCAGGTAcaaaagaaatatgtttataAGGGAAGGCTACATCACTGAcaaagctcagcagctgcaggttgGGAAGATGCAACGGGAGGAAGATGACTCCTGTAGGAAACCCCAGCTGGAATTGCATCTCCAAAGTCTAGATAAAATACTGGaagataaggaagaaaagattaaTTCAG CACAAAGAAGATTAGAAGAACTGCAAAGTGAGATTGGAGATGCAGAGCAACAAGTGTTGAAAGTAACAGGGGAACTGCAACTACTGGAGGATGCTCTGGCCCAGAAAAAA ATGTCCCAGGCCAGCAAGGATGCAATTGAACAGCAATTGAGTGAAAAGTTACAAATCCTGCAGGAGCTACGTAAGGAAACCCTAGAACTGGAGAAACAaatagagaaacagaaaagagaaatagggaaaaatcagaaagagCTTGAAGATTTGCAGAGTTCTCTTGGTTCTGTAAATCCTGAGGATCCAAGACAT GCTCACATGAAAGCTCAAAAAGCAAGTAAAGAACAGCACCTTGATATAATGAACAAACattgccagcagctggagactCGCCTGGATGAGATGCTCTCCAGGATTGCAAAGGAAACTGAGGAAATCAAGGatttggagcagcagctcacTGATG GACAAATAGCAACAAATGAAGCACTGAAAAGGGATTTGGAAAGTATTATCATTGGGTTACAGGAATACCTGCAAAGTGTGAAGCATCAGGCAAAACAGGCCAATGAGGAGTGTAAGAagttgcagaaggaaaaagaatctTTGCTGGGAAGATTGGCAGatctggaggaggaaaaaaacaacctggaAGTGGTTGCCATGGATGCAGAAAATATGAGAAAA GAAATTGCAGTGCTGGAGAGTGCActccaggagcagagagaaataaGTGAGTCCCTTCAAGATGCCCAGGGGAAGGTCAGCGCCTATGAGGCTGAGCTGGAAGCCCAATTAAAAGAGAGGGATGCTGAAGCCaagcagcaaaaagaagaaCTTGAAAGACTGAAACAGCTTAGCCAG AGGGAGCTGTCAGCCCTGCAGGATGAACTTGAAAAGGAAAGACAACTGTTGGAGAATGCTCAGACCAAAGCACAActggcagaagagaaggaacaaCAAAATTACAAGCTGCTTTTACAGTTCAAGCAATTGCAG GGAGACAATAATTTCTTAAAAGAGCAGCTTAAAGATCTCCAGAATCAGCTAAACCATGCAGTTGGTAACTTAATTCATCCTGAGGATGTCATGGCTTGTATAAATGAACTCAGGCAAAACCttcagagaggagctggagagatGAA GTGTCCAAATTCAGCTGATGTTCTAGGGAAAAGTGTTGCAAACCTGCAGAAAGAATTCAGTGACATTCTTGCTGAtgctcagaaggaaaaagagaaagcatgGGCTGGACAGAGACAGTTGCAGGAAGAAATTATatcccagcaggaaaaactggaagaaatacAGGAGAAATACAGACAG GTTAAAGCTGAAAACAGGCGAAATAAGAACAAGGTCCATCAGTTAGAGAGTGAAATTCAAtgtttacatgaaaaaataaagagcatgAAAGAGATTCAGGGTCTTGCTgatcagcagctccaggaggcagatgaagaaaaagaggcTATTCTTGCTCAGCTGGAGGATTTAGAGAAAAGG aaaaaaatagaagatgcCAGGGCACAAATGCAGGTTCTGAGTCTGGATaaggagctgaaggagctgcagagagcagttGTCACCTCAGACAAGCTGGCAGCCACGGAGCTCTCCGTCGCTGCAAACCAGCTCAAGGCTCTGCAGGGGACTGTGCTCAGGATTAACCAGGAGAGAGCTGAG GAGATTGAAGAAGCCCAAGGGTTCTGTGCTGAGGCAGCTCGTGCTTCACAGGCTCTTGccagagcagaagcagaaatagaATTGCTACAACAACTcctgaaggagaaggaagagcaa GTTCTGCAGGAAATGGAGAAAGCTGGTGAGAAAACTGTTGCATCAAACACCCAGAAGtttgaaattaataaattaagtGAAGCTGTGGaacagcaaaaagcagagaTTGACCGTTTGAAATGGTGGTTGGATAATTTTGGGACag GAAACAAAGATGAAATTGAGACCTTACAAGATGAAATTGCAGCCCTCAGAAATGTGCTCTCACAGCAGAATGATCACACCACCAGTACAGCAGAGCCACTGAAAAGAAGGGGATACTGGTACTACATGCCATCATCACAG GCTTCAactcctgcttcccacagcaccAAAGACTCTGGAGTGTGTTTGGGGTGCTCTGGCACATCCCCAGCCAGAAGAGGGGGTGCTCAGGACAGGCCCTGTGGGAGGGAAGACTTGCCCTGCCAAGGATGTTGGGTTTATTCACCAGTCAGAAATAGGTTGTACAAAGCAAATTGTGGCAAAG agagaagagaaaaagaagatggTGAAGGAAGTGCAGGATCACCTGTCCCTGAAGGCTCTCCCTTTGTCCCACCCCCAGGCACAGTTATTTACACAGTCCTTCCAGAGGGGGCCCCTGCACCTCAGGGCATGGGGGTTTAtgcccctcctcctgcagcagccactggagCTCCAGTTGCTCCTGGATCCATTATCCATGGCCCACCTCCTGTGGGATCCCAGGTGGTTTATGGCCCTCTGCCTCCAAATTTCACAGTGCCACTCATTCCCCTTGGAGTGCTCCACTGCAATGTGCCTGAACATCGTGATCTG GAGAGTGAAGTCTCAAGGCTGGAAGACACTGTGTGCTATTTAAAGTCtcagaaatacaaagagaaatgctcagaggcagctgagcataaatacagaaaagaggTGGAAAGATTGCATAGAAATGTTGAAGAACTTGAGCACGAAAGAGAAGAGCTGGAATGTGAAGTGGCAGAGCTGCGCCAAGCAGCTAGGGCATGGAGCACTCGCAG GGACTTTATTGATGGCTACACTGAcagcctccctgcagagctgcagctggaaaagtcccttcagcagcaggaagatgTTGCAGGGGAGATTGAATGTGCAGAGAAGACTCTCCTGAAACGCCGGGCCGAGCTTAGAGAGGCCGACAGGCTCCTCACAGAGGCTCAAGTAGAACTTGAGAGCACCCGGGGCAAG ACTAAAGAGACTCTGCAGAAGTACAGTCGTGCCAAACACCATTTGTCCTCCACTGAAatggaggcagaggagctggagcagagggctCAGGAAACAGCCACTAAACTTGtgaaagcagctcagcagctcag GTTATTACAGAGAGATACAAGGGATTTGGAACAGCACAAGAGGGAACAAGAaggtattttaaaggaaatcaaCAAAATGGTGGCTGCAAGAGAGTCTGAGTTCCAGGCATTAAACCAGAAGATAGAAATGCTCACTGAAAG TCTTCAGAAGCTCCAAGGAGATATTCGACTTGCAGAAGGTAACGAAGGCCAGCATCTCCAAATCatcagagaagcagaaaaccTTGTTCAGGGCAAGAAAACTGAACTGGAAACACTGAAAGATCAG atttctgctcagcagcaaGAGCTCTTGTTCCTGGAGCAACAGGTGGCTCAAAGAACAGAAGAGCTCCATGGCCTTCAGGACTGcatttcccaaaggaaaagtgACCTCAAAGAAGCTCTTCGAGATGGAGAGACTGAAGCACATGAAAAACTTCACCAGATAAGG gaaataaaagtaCTTCTGGGAGAGCTTAGTGATGAGAGGAAAGAACTGGATGTCCAGATTAATGAGAAAAGAGCACAGCTTTTGGTCCTAAAGAAGGATActagaaaggaggaagaaaatcttcAAGGAATACTTGGGCAAATCACCAAGCATAAGATGG AACTGAAACATGTGCTGGAAATGCTGGAGCTTGAGAAGAATGAACTTGAAGGTTTGAAACTACAACATGACCAGAAGGTCAATGAGCTGGAAAAGACCCAGGTGGCCATTCTAGAG GAGAAGTTAAAACTGGAGAATATTCAGAGGTTATTTCAGTGTCAGCAAGGGGAAGTGGattggcaggagcagctcctcaggaaGGACCGTGAGGAAAACGAGCAGCTGGGCTCTCAAATGAGAGCTCTGCAAAACAACATCGAGGCTCTGACcaaagagaaggagaagctggaggaaGACTCCAGGAGTTTGGAGAAGAAGTTGTCACAAACCAAAAG AGACTTAACTGCTGCTGaagacagcagcagaactgcactgtccaacatggaaaaaatggaattgAATGTTAagatcctgcagcaggaggtggaGCTACTGaacaagcagaagaaatctCTGAATGCAGAGATTGTTGCAGTCCAGGAGGATCTTCAAG ggaaaaaggaagaactgGAAACACTGAAAGGAGAACTGAATGACTCGAGGCAGCAGCTTCACCTTGTGGAACAG GATTTGGAGAACAACtcaaggcagcaggaggagctaCTCAGAGAGCAGGCAGCCCTGAGGGAAGAGATCCAAGGGTATTTAAGGAAACGTAAGGAGTGCCAGGAGAGGCACAAGAAGAGGGAGAAGCaacttcagcagctccagaaaaagattgaagagaaggaaacagaactGGCCCAACAGGAAGTG GTTCTTCATCGCCTCAAGCAAAACTCAGAGCGTGAAGGGAACAAACTTGAAGAATGTACAGCTAAAGTGAAGGATCAGAAAATCCTATTGGAGAAGGAACTAGCAGATCAACACAAGAAACTGGAGCAGGCAATAGCTAAAGTCAGGCTGGCAGAAGAAAACCTTgggaagctggaaaaggaggagtCCCGGTGTGCAGCTCTTGAAGAAACCATCAGAAAAAGCA AACATCAGCTCTCAGAAAAAGAATTACAGTTGCAacaaaaagacagagaaatacaGTGTCTTCGGAAAGAACTGGAAGTCTCCAAGTCTGAGCTAAAGCAACTTCAGGGTCAGATAGTGtcagagaggagagaagcagaaaaacaaatcttgagtctgagagaaacacagaaaatgcaaaggatGGAGCTTGAAAGCAAACTGCAA GAACAAAGTAATGCATCAATTTCCTGA